One genomic segment of Rhinolophus sinicus isolate RSC01 linkage group LG11, ASM3656204v1, whole genome shotgun sequence includes these proteins:
- the LOC109438392 gene encoding sialic acid-binding Ig-like lectin 5 isoform X1, whose product MTITPKMLLLLLLPLLWADQGAEGTNGGSAKAASSFGPIPGYQLTMQESVTVQEGLCVYVPCNFSYPKEGWNDSDPAHGYWFWERANIDQDAPVATNKPDCKVQEETQHRFHLLGDPWTYNCSLDIRDAQIRDTGTYFFRVERGLKVKYNYKWNQLFVNVTSKERSQGEATWMGLEGTRAGLALTLTPDIHFQGTLESGHPKNITCTVPWACERGTSPTFSWIGVTLTFLGRRIPYSSVLTLTPGPQDHGTNLTCQVTLFSGVKTERTIQLNVSYAPQDLSISALWKEGTEMKYKGNGSSVPVREGDSLRLVCVADSNPPATLSWAQGSQILSPSQPSDPGVLELPRVESVHEGEFTCIAQNPQGSLSVSLHLSVHYPPQLLEPSCSWEEEGLHCSCSSRAQPAPSVRWQLGERLLERNFSNTSFKVTSSSVGPWTNSSLRLSEGLSSSLKLRCEAQNNYGKQTVNILLLPGRPGPRRDVVQGAVGGAGVAALLALCLIFFVVKIYRKKLAEKAESQDGVSQSHLNKSSSDSPSDHQPPGVASSTSENEEELHYASLSFHRLKPHNISSTEYSELKIQK is encoded by the exons ATGACGATCACCCcaaagatgctgctgctgctgctgctgcccctgctgTGGGCAGATCAGGGGGCCGAGGGAACAAACGGTGGTAGCGCCAAAGCTGCAAGTTCCTTTGGTCCGATTCCAGGTTACCAGCTGACTATGCAGGAGTCCGTGACTGTGCAGGAGGGTCTGTGCGTCTACGTGCCCTGCAACTTCTCCTACCCCAAGGAAGGCTGGAATGACTCTGACCCAGCTCACGGCTACTGGTTCTGGGAACGGGCCAATATAGACCAGGATGCTCCTGTGGCCACAAACAAGCCAGATTGTAAAGTACAGGAGGAGACCCAGCACCGATTCCACCTCCTCGGGGACCCCTGGACCTACAACTGCTCCCTGGACATCAGAGACGCACAGATAAGGGACACAGGGACATATTTCTTTAGGGTGGAGAGAGGACTCAAAGtgaaatataattacaaatgGAACCAGCTCTTTGTGAATGTGACGAGTAAGGAAAGGAGTCAAGGAGAGGccacatggatgggtcttgagggCACCAGGGCAGGGCTAG CTCTGACACTGACACCTGACATCCACTTCCAGGGGACCCTAGAATCTGGGCACCCCAAGAATATTACCTGTACTGTGCCATGGGCCTGTGAGAGAGGGACATCCCCCACCTTCTCTTGGATTGGAGTCACCCTCACTTTCCTGGGTCGCAGGATTCCCTACTCTTCAGTGCTCACCCTCACGCCAGGGCCCCAGGACCACGGCACCAACCTCACCTGTCAAGTGACATTATTCTCTGGTGTGAAGACTGAGAGGACCATCCAGCTCAACGTGTCCT ATGCACCCCAGGACCTGAGCATCAGCGCGCTCTGGAAAGAAGGCACAG aaatGAAATACAAGGGGAATGGCTCCTCTGTTCCAGTCCGGGAAGGGGACTCTCTGCGCCTGGTCTGTGTCGCTGACAGCAACCCTCCTGCCACACTGAGCTGGGCCCAGGGGAGTCAGATCTTGAGCCCCTCCCAACCCTCAGACCCCGGGGTCCTGGAGCTGCCCCGGGTGGAGTCAGTGCATGAAGGCGAATTTACCTGCATAGCTCAGAACCCACAGGGCTCCCTGAGcgtctccctccatctctctgtgCACT ACCCCCCACAGCTGCTGGAACCCTCCTGCTCGTGGGAGGAAGAGGGGCTGCACTGCAGCTGCTCCTCCAGAGCCCAGCCGGCCCCCTCCGTGCGCTGGCAGCTGGGAGAGAGGCTGCTGGAGCGGAACTTCAGCAACACCTCCTTCAAGGTCACCTCCAGTTCAGTGGGGCCCTGGACCAACAGCTCCCTGAGACTCAGTGAGGGGCTTAGCTCCAGCCTCAAGCTCAGATGTGAGGCTCAGAATAACTATGGGAAACAGACAGTGAATATCCTGCTGCTGCCAG GGAGACCAGGACCCAGGAGAGATGTGGTACAGGGGGCCGTCGGGGGAGCTGGTGTCGCAGCCCTGCTTGCTCTCTGCCTCATCTTCTTTGT AGTGAAGATCTACAGGAAGAAATTGGCAGAGAAGGCAGAGAGCCAGGATGGCGTCTCCCAG AGTCACCTGAATAAATCTTCATCAGACAGCCCCTCAGACCACCAGCCCCCAGGTGTGGCCTCCTCCACCTCAGAGAACGAGGAGGAACTCCATTATGCCTCCCTTAGTTTCCACCGTCTGAAGCCACACAACATCAGTTCCACTGAGTATTCTGAGCTCAAGATCCAAAAATGA
- the LOC109438392 gene encoding sialic acid-binding Ig-like lectin 13 isoform X2: MTITPKMLLLLLLPLLWADQGAEGTNGGSAKAASSFGPIPGYQLTMQESVTVQEGLCVYVPCNFSYPKEGWNDSDPAHGYWFWERANIDQDAPVATNKPDCKVQEETQHRFHLLGDPWTYNCSLDIRDAQIRDTGTYFFRVERGLKVKYNYKWNQLFVNVTSKERSQGEATWMGLEGTRAGLALTLTPDIHFQGTLESGHPKNITCTVPWACERGTSPTFSWIGVTLTFLGRRIPYSSVLTLTPGPQDHGTNLTCQVTLFSGVKTERTIQLNVSYAPQDLSISALWKEGTEMKYKGNGSSVPVREGDSLRLVCVADSNPPATLSWAQGSQILSPSQPSDPGVLELPRVESVHEGEFTCIAQNPQGSLSVSLHLSVHYPPQLLEPSCSWEEEGLHCSCSSRAQPAPSVRWQLGERLLERNFSNTSFKVTSSSVGPWTNSSLRLSEGLSSSLKLRWRPGPRRDVVQGAVGGAGVAALLALCLIFFVVKIYRKKLAEKAESQDGVSQSHLNKSSSDSPSDHQPPGVASSTSENEEELHYASLSFHRLKPHNISSTEYSELKIQK; the protein is encoded by the exons ATGACGATCACCCcaaagatgctgctgctgctgctgctgcccctgctgTGGGCAGATCAGGGGGCCGAGGGAACAAACGGTGGTAGCGCCAAAGCTGCAAGTTCCTTTGGTCCGATTCCAGGTTACCAGCTGACTATGCAGGAGTCCGTGACTGTGCAGGAGGGTCTGTGCGTCTACGTGCCCTGCAACTTCTCCTACCCCAAGGAAGGCTGGAATGACTCTGACCCAGCTCACGGCTACTGGTTCTGGGAACGGGCCAATATAGACCAGGATGCTCCTGTGGCCACAAACAAGCCAGATTGTAAAGTACAGGAGGAGACCCAGCACCGATTCCACCTCCTCGGGGACCCCTGGACCTACAACTGCTCCCTGGACATCAGAGACGCACAGATAAGGGACACAGGGACATATTTCTTTAGGGTGGAGAGAGGACTCAAAGtgaaatataattacaaatgGAACCAGCTCTTTGTGAATGTGACGAGTAAGGAAAGGAGTCAAGGAGAGGccacatggatgggtcttgagggCACCAGGGCAGGGCTAG CTCTGACACTGACACCTGACATCCACTTCCAGGGGACCCTAGAATCTGGGCACCCCAAGAATATTACCTGTACTGTGCCATGGGCCTGTGAGAGAGGGACATCCCCCACCTTCTCTTGGATTGGAGTCACCCTCACTTTCCTGGGTCGCAGGATTCCCTACTCTTCAGTGCTCACCCTCACGCCAGGGCCCCAGGACCACGGCACCAACCTCACCTGTCAAGTGACATTATTCTCTGGTGTGAAGACTGAGAGGACCATCCAGCTCAACGTGTCCT ATGCACCCCAGGACCTGAGCATCAGCGCGCTCTGGAAAGAAGGCACAG aaatGAAATACAAGGGGAATGGCTCCTCTGTTCCAGTCCGGGAAGGGGACTCTCTGCGCCTGGTCTGTGTCGCTGACAGCAACCCTCCTGCCACACTGAGCTGGGCCCAGGGGAGTCAGATCTTGAGCCCCTCCCAACCCTCAGACCCCGGGGTCCTGGAGCTGCCCCGGGTGGAGTCAGTGCATGAAGGCGAATTTACCTGCATAGCTCAGAACCCACAGGGCTCCCTGAGcgtctccctccatctctctgtgCACT ACCCCCCACAGCTGCTGGAACCCTCCTGCTCGTGGGAGGAAGAGGGGCTGCACTGCAGCTGCTCCTCCAGAGCCCAGCCGGCCCCCTCCGTGCGCTGGCAGCTGGGAGAGAGGCTGCTGGAGCGGAACTTCAGCAACACCTCCTTCAAGGTCACCTCCAGTTCAGTGGGGCCCTGGACCAACAGCTCCCTGAGACTCAGTGAGGGGCTTAGCTCCAGCCTCAAGCTCAGAT GGAGACCAGGACCCAGGAGAGATGTGGTACAGGGGGCCGTCGGGGGAGCTGGTGTCGCAGCCCTGCTTGCTCTCTGCCTCATCTTCTTTGT AGTGAAGATCTACAGGAAGAAATTGGCAGAGAAGGCAGAGAGCCAGGATGGCGTCTCCCAG AGTCACCTGAATAAATCTTCATCAGACAGCCCCTCAGACCACCAGCCCCCAGGTGTGGCCTCCTCCACCTCAGAGAACGAGGAGGAACTCCATTATGCCTCCCTTAGTTTCCACCGTCTGAAGCCACACAACATCAGTTCCACTGAGTATTCTGAGCTCAAGATCCAAAAATGA
- the LOC109438392 gene encoding sialic acid-binding Ig-like lectin 5 isoform X3, with translation MTITPKMLLLLLLPLLWADQGAEGTNGGSAKAASSFGPIPGYQLTMQESVTVQEGLCVYVPCNFSYPKEGWNDSDPAHGYWFWERANIDQDAPVATNKPDCKVQEETQHRFHLLGDPWTYNCSLDIRDAQIRDTGTYFFRVERGLKVKYNYKWNQLFVNVTTLTLTPDIHFQGTLESGHPKNITCTVPWACERGTSPTFSWIGVTLTFLGRRIPYSSVLTLTPGPQDHGTNLTCQVTLFSGVKTERTIQLNVSYAPQDLSISALWKEGTEMKYKGNGSSVPVREGDSLRLVCVADSNPPATLSWAQGSQILSPSQPSDPGVLELPRVESVHEGEFTCIAQNPQGSLSVSLHLSVHYPPQLLEPSCSWEEEGLHCSCSSRAQPAPSVRWQLGERLLERNFSNTSFKVTSSSVGPWTNSSLRLSEGLSSSLKLRCEAQNNYGKQTVNILLLPGRPGPRRDVVQGAVGGAGVAALLALCLIFFVVKIYRKKLAEKAESQDGVSQSHLNKSSSDSPSDHQPPGVASSTSENEEELHYASLSFHRLKPHNISSTEYSELKIQK, from the exons ATGACGATCACCCcaaagatgctgctgctgctgctgctgcccctgctgTGGGCAGATCAGGGGGCCGAGGGAACAAACGGTGGTAGCGCCAAAGCTGCAAGTTCCTTTGGTCCGATTCCAGGTTACCAGCTGACTATGCAGGAGTCCGTGACTGTGCAGGAGGGTCTGTGCGTCTACGTGCCCTGCAACTTCTCCTACCCCAAGGAAGGCTGGAATGACTCTGACCCAGCTCACGGCTACTGGTTCTGGGAACGGGCCAATATAGACCAGGATGCTCCTGTGGCCACAAACAAGCCAGATTGTAAAGTACAGGAGGAGACCCAGCACCGATTCCACCTCCTCGGGGACCCCTGGACCTACAACTGCTCCCTGGACATCAGAGACGCACAGATAAGGGACACAGGGACATATTTCTTTAGGGTGGAGAGAGGACTCAAAGtgaaatataattacaaatgGAACCAGCTCTTTGTGAATGTGACGA CTCTGACACTGACACCTGACATCCACTTCCAGGGGACCCTAGAATCTGGGCACCCCAAGAATATTACCTGTACTGTGCCATGGGCCTGTGAGAGAGGGACATCCCCCACCTTCTCTTGGATTGGAGTCACCCTCACTTTCCTGGGTCGCAGGATTCCCTACTCTTCAGTGCTCACCCTCACGCCAGGGCCCCAGGACCACGGCACCAACCTCACCTGTCAAGTGACATTATTCTCTGGTGTGAAGACTGAGAGGACCATCCAGCTCAACGTGTCCT ATGCACCCCAGGACCTGAGCATCAGCGCGCTCTGGAAAGAAGGCACAG aaatGAAATACAAGGGGAATGGCTCCTCTGTTCCAGTCCGGGAAGGGGACTCTCTGCGCCTGGTCTGTGTCGCTGACAGCAACCCTCCTGCCACACTGAGCTGGGCCCAGGGGAGTCAGATCTTGAGCCCCTCCCAACCCTCAGACCCCGGGGTCCTGGAGCTGCCCCGGGTGGAGTCAGTGCATGAAGGCGAATTTACCTGCATAGCTCAGAACCCACAGGGCTCCCTGAGcgtctccctccatctctctgtgCACT ACCCCCCACAGCTGCTGGAACCCTCCTGCTCGTGGGAGGAAGAGGGGCTGCACTGCAGCTGCTCCTCCAGAGCCCAGCCGGCCCCCTCCGTGCGCTGGCAGCTGGGAGAGAGGCTGCTGGAGCGGAACTTCAGCAACACCTCCTTCAAGGTCACCTCCAGTTCAGTGGGGCCCTGGACCAACAGCTCCCTGAGACTCAGTGAGGGGCTTAGCTCCAGCCTCAAGCTCAGATGTGAGGCTCAGAATAACTATGGGAAACAGACAGTGAATATCCTGCTGCTGCCAG GGAGACCAGGACCCAGGAGAGATGTGGTACAGGGGGCCGTCGGGGGAGCTGGTGTCGCAGCCCTGCTTGCTCTCTGCCTCATCTTCTTTGT AGTGAAGATCTACAGGAAGAAATTGGCAGAGAAGGCAGAGAGCCAGGATGGCGTCTCCCAG AGTCACCTGAATAAATCTTCATCAGACAGCCCCTCAGACCACCAGCCCCCAGGTGTGGCCTCCTCCACCTCAGAGAACGAGGAGGAACTCCATTATGCCTCCCTTAGTTTCCACCGTCTGAAGCCACACAACATCAGTTCCACTGAGTATTCTGAGCTCAAGATCCAAAAATGA